A window from Betta splendens chromosome 1, fBetSpl5.4, whole genome shotgun sequence encodes these proteins:
- the etaa1a gene encoding ewing's tumor-associated antigen 1 isoform X2 encodes MTRSRRQFVPPPGSARSPLDQQVYRSKPNRLSRSFRQTQATAELGSPRSQKSDLKTPTRTSRSGAAAALSESPHNDSDFQQDIVWDAGSPLPGRPGNKGKTAAAGVVDISEIVSKIAPKHGRPRVAEPTLQQWIGDSATIPCTPDVRVPKPRKKSPRLAGVDDLLKLAKQFDLNMFHRDEEDADDVLLKEPSNRNRLAAACGPGAGVQVNLDLHMEDDLDFLFDGPTQHVSGTISQVSAAQPSPLTPAAPGDPSSHGPGSEDMSAGDDWDDDDLLNDSLVIEMTQNPQNFVALNHCSTQNSASSLTPVHIRVSGGEKFDQPEKITRQRASFKLEPNLNFSFGRKDTWTSTNVDSEPVDKDTGLSWISSSLGFSIKARSQQRCQLMSEPQLPLFSGASCGSRSAAAASASNTEPIQSFPKEDGGATPSVSDFLDEDLDSFFSTDLVWDDPADDSLLCEVCEDLENQTQSRESIKTTFPDVQVSKERAALQPSNRTWNKQTQHPAPAGSSASVSAGVHVKDSFKSSQTKITSGSIISSSSRVQSALAASKNQFSFKKPNNPVPAVTNKVLSKCSAAEIELKKQQAMERRRQRLKAAQNLRAAT; translated from the exons ATGACCCGTAGCCGCAGACAGTTCGTCCCACCGCCTGGTTCCGCAAGATCTCCGCTGGACCAGCAGGTGTACCGGTCGAAACCGAACCGCCTGAGCAGAAGCTTCAGGCAGACCCAGGCCACAGCGGAGCTCGGTTCTCCACGGAGCCAGAAGTCAG ACCTGAAGACCCCAACCAGAACCTCCAGGTCCGGAGCGGCTGCTGCCTTAAGTGAGTCTCCACACAACGACTCTGACTTCCAGCAGGACATCGTCTGGGACGCGGGCTCACCTTTGCCTGGCAGACCTG GGAACAAaggtaaaacagcagcagccggagTCGTGGACATCTCCGAGATCGTCAGCAAGATCGCCCCAAAG CATGGCCGACCCAGGGTTGCAGAACCAACTTTACAGCAGTGGATCGGAGACAGCGCCACCATCCCCTGCACTCCTGATGTTCGAGTCCCCAAACCCAGGAAGAAATCCCCCAG GTTGGCTGGAGTTGATGATCTGCTGAAGCTGGCCAAACAGTTTGACCTCAACATGTTTCATCGTGACGAGGAGGATGCAGATGACGTCCTGCTTAAGGAGCCCAGCAACCGGAACCGGCTTGCTGCAGCTTGTGGACCCGGAGCAGGTGTGCAGGTCAACTTGGATCTACATATGGAAGACGATTTGGATTTCCTGTTTGATGGACCGACTCAGCACGTGAGTGGAACCATAAGCCAGGTGTCGGCGGCACAGCCTTCACCGTTAACacctgcagcgcctggggaccCGTCCTCGCACGGCCCCGGTTCCGAAGACATGTCAGCTGGCGACGACTGGGACGACGACGACTTGTTAAATGACTCTTTGGTGATTGAGATGACACAGAATCCCCAGAACTTTGTTGCACTGAATCACTGCTCAACCCAGAACTCAGCCAGTAGCCTGACACCAGTACACATTCGTGTCAGTGGAGGCGAGAAATTTGACCAACCAGAGAAAATCACGAGACAAAGAGCGAGTTTCAAACTGGAGCCTAATCTGAATTTCTCTTTCGGAAGGAAGGACACATGGACGAGTACGAATGTGGACTCGGAACCAGTGGATAAGGACACTGGGCTGAGCTGGATTTCATCCAGTTTGGGTTTTTCCATCAAGGCAAGATCTCAGCAAAGGTGTCAGTTGATGTCGGAACCACAGCTCCCACTGTTTAGTGGAGCAAGTTGTGGTTccagatctgctgctgctgcttctgcgtCAAACACAGAACCAATTCAGAGTTTTCCAAAAGAAGATGGTGGCGCCACACCGTCCGTGTCCGACTTCCTGGATGAGGACCTGGACTCGTTCTTCTCCACTGACCTGGTTTGGGATGACCCGGCTGATGACAGCCTGCTGTGTGAGGTGTGTGAAGACTTGGAGAACCAGACCCAGAGCAGAGAGTCCATCAAAACGACTTTTCCTGATGTTCAGGTGTCGAAggagagagcagctctgcaacCGTCCAACAGAACCTGGAACAAGCAGACCCAGCATCCTGCACCAGCTGGCAGTTCTGCCTCTGTCAGTGCAGGTGTTCACGTAAAAGATTCCTTCAAAAGCTCACAAACAAAAATCACTTCAGGATCCATAATCAGCTCGAGCAGCAGGGTCCAATCGGCCCTTGCAGCCTCCAAGAACCAGTTCAGCTTCAAAAAGCCCAACAACCCAGTTCCAGCAGTGACAAACAAAG TTCTGAGTAAATGTTCTGCAGCCGAGATCGAGCTGAAGAAGCAGCAGGCAATGGAGAGACGGCGCCAGCGACTGAAGGCTGCTCAGAACCTCAGAGCAGCGACCTGA
- the etaa1a gene encoding ewing's tumor-associated antigen 1 isoform X1 → MTRSRRQFVPPPGSARSPLDQQVYRSKPNRLSRSFRQTQATAELGSPRSQKSGSETNRPQTDLLVPVSLLGPDLKTPTRTSRSGAAAALSESPHNDSDFQQDIVWDAGSPLPGRPGNKGKTAAAGVVDISEIVSKIAPKHGRPRVAEPTLQQWIGDSATIPCTPDVRVPKPRKKSPRLAGVDDLLKLAKQFDLNMFHRDEEDADDVLLKEPSNRNRLAAACGPGAGVQVNLDLHMEDDLDFLFDGPTQHVSGTISQVSAAQPSPLTPAAPGDPSSHGPGSEDMSAGDDWDDDDLLNDSLVIEMTQNPQNFVALNHCSTQNSASSLTPVHIRVSGGEKFDQPEKITRQRASFKLEPNLNFSFGRKDTWTSTNVDSEPVDKDTGLSWISSSLGFSIKARSQQRCQLMSEPQLPLFSGASCGSRSAAAASASNTEPIQSFPKEDGGATPSVSDFLDEDLDSFFSTDLVWDDPADDSLLCEVCEDLENQTQSRESIKTTFPDVQVSKERAALQPSNRTWNKQTQHPAPAGSSASVSAGVHVKDSFKSSQTKITSGSIISSSSRVQSALAASKNQFSFKKPNNPVPAVTNKVLSKCSAAEIELKKQQAMERRRQRLKAAQNLRAAT, encoded by the exons ATGACCCGTAGCCGCAGACAGTTCGTCCCACCGCCTGGTTCCGCAAGATCTCCGCTGGACCAGCAGGTGTACCGGTCGAAACCGAACCGCCTGAGCAGAAGCTTCAGGCAGACCCAGGCCACAGCGGAGCTCGGTTCTCCACGGAGCCAGAAGTCAG GTTCAGAGACAAACCGCCCACAGACTGATCTGTTGGTTCCTGTGTCTCTTCTTGGTCCAGACCTGAAGACCCCAACCAGAACCTCCAGGTCCGGAGCGGCTGCTGCCTTAAGTGAGTCTCCACACAACGACTCTGACTTCCAGCAGGACATCGTCTGGGACGCGGGCTCACCTTTGCCTGGCAGACCTG GGAACAAaggtaaaacagcagcagccggagTCGTGGACATCTCCGAGATCGTCAGCAAGATCGCCCCAAAG CATGGCCGACCCAGGGTTGCAGAACCAACTTTACAGCAGTGGATCGGAGACAGCGCCACCATCCCCTGCACTCCTGATGTTCGAGTCCCCAAACCCAGGAAGAAATCCCCCAG GTTGGCTGGAGTTGATGATCTGCTGAAGCTGGCCAAACAGTTTGACCTCAACATGTTTCATCGTGACGAGGAGGATGCAGATGACGTCCTGCTTAAGGAGCCCAGCAACCGGAACCGGCTTGCTGCAGCTTGTGGACCCGGAGCAGGTGTGCAGGTCAACTTGGATCTACATATGGAAGACGATTTGGATTTCCTGTTTGATGGACCGACTCAGCACGTGAGTGGAACCATAAGCCAGGTGTCGGCGGCACAGCCTTCACCGTTAACacctgcagcgcctggggaccCGTCCTCGCACGGCCCCGGTTCCGAAGACATGTCAGCTGGCGACGACTGGGACGACGACGACTTGTTAAATGACTCTTTGGTGATTGAGATGACACAGAATCCCCAGAACTTTGTTGCACTGAATCACTGCTCAACCCAGAACTCAGCCAGTAGCCTGACACCAGTACACATTCGTGTCAGTGGAGGCGAGAAATTTGACCAACCAGAGAAAATCACGAGACAAAGAGCGAGTTTCAAACTGGAGCCTAATCTGAATTTCTCTTTCGGAAGGAAGGACACATGGACGAGTACGAATGTGGACTCGGAACCAGTGGATAAGGACACTGGGCTGAGCTGGATTTCATCCAGTTTGGGTTTTTCCATCAAGGCAAGATCTCAGCAAAGGTGTCAGTTGATGTCGGAACCACAGCTCCCACTGTTTAGTGGAGCAAGTTGTGGTTccagatctgctgctgctgcttctgcgtCAAACACAGAACCAATTCAGAGTTTTCCAAAAGAAGATGGTGGCGCCACACCGTCCGTGTCCGACTTCCTGGATGAGGACCTGGACTCGTTCTTCTCCACTGACCTGGTTTGGGATGACCCGGCTGATGACAGCCTGCTGTGTGAGGTGTGTGAAGACTTGGAGAACCAGACCCAGAGCAGAGAGTCCATCAAAACGACTTTTCCTGATGTTCAGGTGTCGAAggagagagcagctctgcaacCGTCCAACAGAACCTGGAACAAGCAGACCCAGCATCCTGCACCAGCTGGCAGTTCTGCCTCTGTCAGTGCAGGTGTTCACGTAAAAGATTCCTTCAAAAGCTCACAAACAAAAATCACTTCAGGATCCATAATCAGCTCGAGCAGCAGGGTCCAATCGGCCCTTGCAGCCTCCAAGAACCAGTTCAGCTTCAAAAAGCCCAACAACCCAGTTCCAGCAGTGACAAACAAAG TTCTGAGTAAATGTTCTGCAGCCGAGATCGAGCTGAAGAAGCAGCAGGCAATGGAGAGACGGCGCCAGCGACTGAAGGCTGCTCAGAACCTCAGAGCAGCGACCTGA
- the ppp3r1b gene encoding calcineurin subunit B type 1b yields MGNEASYPLEMCSHFDADEIKRLGKRFRKLDLDNSGSLSVEEFMSLPELQQNPLVQRVIDIFDTDGNGEVDFQEFIEGVSQFSVKGDKEQKLRFAFRIYDMDKDGFISNGELFQVLKMMVGNNLKDTQLQQIVDKTIINADKDGDGRISFEEFCAVVGGLDIHKKMVVDV; encoded by the exons ATG GGAAACGAAGCCAGTTACCCCCTGGAAATGTGCTCACACT TCGATGCTGATGAGATTAAGAGGCTGGGAAAGAGATTCAGGAAACTGGACCTGGATAACTCGGGTTCCCTGAGCGTGGAGGAGTTCATGTCGTTGCCAGAGCTCCAGCAGAATCCTCTCGTGCAGCGAGTTATCGACATATTTGACACCGACGGAAACGGAGAGGTCGACTTCCAAG AGTTCATTGAAGGTGTCTCCCAGTTCAGTGTTAAAGGTGACAAGGAGCAGAAGTTGCGCT TCGCTTTCAGGATCTACGACATGGACAAAGACGGCTTCATCTCCAACGGCGAGCTCTTCCAGGTCCTGAAGATGATGGTGGgcaacaacctgaaggacacCCAGCTTCAGCAGATCGTCGACAAAACCATTATCAACGCAGACAAAGACGGAGATGGAAGGATATCGTTTGAGGAGTTTTGCGCA gtcgTAGGTGGGTTAGACATTCACAAGAAGATGGTGGTGGACGTCTGa